The genomic window ttttataatttcttaggTATTCTTAAACAtgcatacctatattttttttttactattctctcaaattatttattctaataaaatttatatttatttaccaaatGTATTATGATCATAGTTAGtactcaatttaaattaattattatttatcacataCATATAGTTCATACACAATAATGAATAGACAGTattcttttcaaaatttaaatgtttaggtacctataagtttttaattttatataattttttgtgattttactttataatacttgtgttaaattttaattataagttacagTTAGTAAACTATTCTTTATCGAGGTATTTTTGTGGTTATAATGCATatcaatatcttttttttctattattaagcatattattttagttctcTTGTAAAgtaattagataataaataaacctattctttaaatttgaaagCATTGATAATTAATCACAATTGCATTCAGGACTTAAccagttttgtaaaaatccAACTGGCCTAACTGAAatgatgttaaatatttttattttcttactgctaaaaaattaatcaaatatacattattttataatattggataacttttaccttttttactaaaatctttaaataaattaaaattttgtaaagtttaattacatttttttttccaggTTATTAGTTGCTACAAATTGGTATTTTTGGATTTATACATGGACATTAATGGTAGTTGCAATTATTGGCTTAGGCGCTACAATTATGTTGATGGTTGTATTACGGTTCACTACTAGAATGGAAAGTATAGAGTTTTTAACTGATGGCGAGTTGACTAAACTTATGGGCGATATAGATTTAgatgatatatataaagttgATGGTATCATGGAAGGGTTTAAAGATATACCATTAGAAATAACAAGtccaaatgataatattcttttacatGTTGTGAATCCAGAAGACAAAAGTAAGTTGTACAAATCTGGTAGAGAATAAAAGCTGtagtaaaattgtaaactgaaatttattattttttctttaggtTTGGAATCAGCAATTGAACTTGGATTTTCTAAGAcacaagtaaaaaatattgattcatTCACAGTGGGAGATCCAGAAAACCCTTTTTTTACCACGTCATTTCCAAACTTTGGACTTCCAGAAGGTGTCCGTCATTTGGATGTAGCCACAGTATATACCAATCGGATAGTAAGTCCAATAAACGAAACGCTAGTATTGAAATCTTCAAACTATACTCGGCTGAAAGGTAATGAAGGAACTATCATTGATGgctctaaaataaaatggtcaGCCGAAGGAGATATATTTCTTAGATCGGTAAATGGCACAGTAGTACTGAGTTCTGCAGGCATTTACTTAGATGTTCAG from Aphis gossypii isolate Hap1 chromosome 1, ASM2018417v2, whole genome shotgun sequence includes these protein-coding regions:
- the LOC114132588 gene encoding beta-sarcoglycan, which encodes MMKNLKNVASQNLLLPNRLIKPTKKQNQTEENDWLLVATNWYFWIYTWTLMVVAIIGLGATIMLMVVLRFTTRMESIEFLTDGELTKLMGDIDLDDIYKVDGIMEGFKDIPLEITSPNDNILLHVVNPEDKSLESAIELGFSKTQVKNIDSFTVGDPENPFFTTSFPNFGLPEGVRHLDVATVYTNRIVSPINETLVLKSSNYTRLKGNEGTIIDGSKIKWSAEGDIFLRSVNGTVVLSSAGIYLDVQNLPVVLSNKFAAHQYKLCICMPSGMVFRVPVSTSYNSHMACSMIDLGESNHPCK